The genomic DNA CGCTCGCTCAACATCTGAGCCCATTGGCCCTGCTGTTGCATGTACCAGGTGTTGGGGACGTGGATCAGTTCGGCTACCTGCTTTTGGACCGCTTCGACGATCCGCGGCGGGCAGTGGCCCAACAGGTTGCAGCCCCAACCCGGGAACAGGTCCAGATACTCTTTACCTTCGCTGTCCCAGACCTTCGACCCCTCGCCGCGGACCAAATTCACTGGGTAGCGAACGTAGTTGGGGATCACATATTGATCGAACAATTCCACGGTGTCGGACGACGACAAGTAATCACTCAAAGGACGATGCTCCACGCTCGGAAAATAGGGAAAGCGATAAAGAGGACAAGGGGACGCGGCGGGTTCGCCGAAATTGTCCCGCGACGTTATTGAACCGGCATCCGTTGCTTGACAATCTCGGTCCCGATGCCGCTGGTCGTATAGATTTCCAGCAACAGGGAATGTCGCAGCTTGCCGTCGACGATGTGGACTTTGCCGACGCCGCGGTCGAGCGTCTCGAGACAGGCTTCGACTTTCGGGATCATTCCGGCTTCGATCACGCCCGACGCGATCAGGTCTTTCGCTTCGTCGCTGGTCAGCGAGCGGATCGTGGTGCTGGGATCGTCTTTGTCCATTCGGACGCCGTTGACGTCGCTCAAGAAGATCAACTTCTCAGCCCCCAACGCCTGGGCGACAGCCATCGCCGCGGTGTCGGCATTGACGTTCAGCGGATTGCCGTCGGGGCCCTCGCACATCGAAGGGATCACGGGGACCTGGTTGGTATAAGAGAGGCTCTCGATCACGTGGCGGTCGACATCGGTGACGTAACCGACGGCGCCGAGATCGGCTTCGCCTTCGAGTTGCAGCTTTTTGCCTCGCAAAACGCAGGTCGTATCGAAGCTCAGGTTCATCGCCCGACCTCCCATCCGTTCGACTTCCTGCGTGATCATCGTGTTGGTTTCGCCGGCAAGCACCTTGCGGACGATCTGCAGCGTGGCGGGATCGGTGACGCGGCGTCCTTTAATAAAGACCGGTTCGATTCCCTCGGCGGCCAGCGCACGATTGATCGCCTTGCCGCCGCCGTGCACGATCACGGGGCGCATCCCGACGGTCTCCATAAAGATCACGTCCAACAGGATGTGATGGAGCGCTTCGGTATCGTCCAACAAGCTGCCGCCGAGCTTGATGACGGTCGTCTTACCTCGGAATTGACGGATCCAGCCCATCGCTTCGATTAAGGTGTCCGCTTTGGCAATTGCCTGATCCACACTGGCTCCTTCGCGCCGGAACGTTGACGACGCCGACGGGTGGCCATCGTCGCATTCAATTTGGTCGAGGAAAAACGTGTTAATGTACGCCCCCAATGGTTTCTCTGTCAATCCAGAGCACCCTGCGGCCAGTGCTGTGAAGTGTTTATGATTAGGCAAATTAGCCGGCACGCGTTAACGCGGCGTTGTCCCAGCGAACCGGATGCTAACGCATGCCAGCGGATGCCTCAACTTGCAACCGCTGATTTGCCCTGGACCTCGCGGCGGGGCGACCGCCTGCCGCGGAAACGTTTGGCACTCGATGAGCCCCCGCTGAGCCGGTTCGCTGTTGGCGATCGTCGGTATTCGCGATCTCAACAGTCGCTATATTGAGGACGTTGTCAACAATGGAAGCTCGCGCCAGCGGATTCGCTGGTTTTGTGTAAATTCGTACATCGGGAACAGGGATTCGACAGGATGAGTGTTTTGAAGGATAAGATTGCCGTCGTCGTCGGTGGCGGGACGGGGATTGGCGCGGGGATCGCTCGCGGGTTTGCCGAAGCGGGCTGCCGCGTGGTGATCGCCGGACGTCGGATCGAAACGTTGCAAACATTTGCTGATTCGGTCGCTTCGCCCCACCCGATCGCTGTCCGTTCGGCTGATGTCGCCGATCGCGAGAGCGTCGACTCGCTGTTCGCTTGGGTTGCCGAAACGATCGGCCCTGTCGATATCGTCTGCAACGCGGCGGGGATCAATGTCGCGACCCGTTCGATGGCGCAGATGCAGCCCGAGCAGTGGGACCAGGTTTTGGCGATCAATGCGACCGGCGGGTACAACGTGATGAATGCGGTTTTGCCCGCGATGCGAGCTCGCCGCGATGGACTGATCATCAACATCTCCAGCATCGCCGGCAAGCGCGCGATCCAGCTCGGCGGGATCGCCTACTGTGCCAGCAAGTTCGCCATGACTGCGATGGGAACCGCGGCGTCGAACGAAGTCCGCGACGAGGGCGTGCGGATCACGAACGTCTATCCGGGCGAAGTCAACACGCCGCTGTTGGACAAACGCCCCAATCCGGTCAGCCAAGAGCATCGCGATTCGATCTTGCAACCCGAGGACTTCGGTGCACTGATGGTCTCGATCGCCTCGCTGCCGCCGCGAGCCCATGTGCCGGAAATTGTGCTGAAGCCGACAACACAAGAATGGTTTTAATCCTTTCAACTTTTCAGCTTCTAGCTTCGGCACGCCAGCGTGCAAAGTCTGCGCGGCGCGATGTCGCCGCCGACGATCTTCGTTCC from Rosistilla oblonga includes the following:
- the argB gene encoding acetylglutamate kinase; this encodes MDQAIAKADTLIEAMGWIRQFRGKTTVIKLGGSLLDDTEALHHILLDVIFMETVGMRPVIVHGGGKAINRALAAEGIEPVFIKGRRVTDPATLQIVRKVLAGETNTMITQEVERMGGRAMNLSFDTTCVLRGKKLQLEGEADLGAVGYVTDVDRHVIESLSYTNQVPVIPSMCEGPDGNPLNVNADTAAMAVAQALGAEKLIFLSDVNGVRMDKDDPSTTIRSLTSDEAKDLIASGVIEAGMIPKVEACLETLDRGVGKVHIVDGKLRHSLLLEIYTTSGIGTEIVKQRMPVQ
- a CDS encoding SDR family oxidoreductase; the encoded protein is MSVLKDKIAVVVGGGTGIGAGIARGFAEAGCRVVIAGRRIETLQTFADSVASPHPIAVRSADVADRESVDSLFAWVAETIGPVDIVCNAAGINVATRSMAQMQPEQWDQVLAINATGGYNVMNAVLPAMRARRDGLIINISSIAGKRAIQLGGIAYCASKFAMTAMGTAASNEVRDEGVRITNVYPGEVNTPLLDKRPNPVSQEHRDSILQPEDFGALMVSIASLPPRAHVPEIVLKPTTQEWF